Proteins from one Desulfonema limicola genomic window:
- a CDS encoding PSP1 domain-containing protein translates to MIKVVGVRFKPAGKVYDFNAGAFVLNMGTPVIVETEQGLGFGFVAVPPKAVEEDDLERPLKKVFRMACEKDFEQREKNVEFEKQAHNFCMDCIKQLGLEMNLFAVETTFDASKMTFFFTAEGRVDFRELVKMLVKEYRIRIEMRQVGIRNQAKMCGGTGRCGRILCCSTFLEKFEPVSIRMAKEQGLSLNPTKISGQCGRLMCCLTYENETYIALKAEFPKIGTIIQTKNGKGRIIRTNVICSKVSVVLDDGSEIDIKLDEILS, encoded by the coding sequence ATGATAAAAGTTGTTGGTGTTAGATTTAAACCTGCCGGAAAGGTGTATGACTTTAATGCAGGAGCATTTGTATTAAACATGGGAACTCCGGTAATTGTAGAAACAGAACAGGGCTTAGGGTTTGGATTTGTAGCTGTGCCTCCAAAAGCTGTTGAAGAAGATGACCTTGAAAGGCCCTTGAAAAAAGTATTTCGTATGGCTTGTGAAAAGGATTTTGAGCAGCGGGAAAAAAATGTTGAATTTGAAAAACAGGCTCATAATTTCTGCATGGATTGTATAAAACAGCTTGGTCTTGAAATGAATCTGTTTGCTGTTGAGACTACCTTTGATGCAAGTAAAATGACCTTTTTTTTTACAGCAGAAGGACGTGTTGATTTCCGTGAACTGGTAAAAATGCTGGTTAAGGAATACCGGATCCGTATTGAAATGCGCCAGGTAGGCATCCGCAACCAGGCCAAGATGTGCGGAGGCACGGGCAGATGCGGCAGGATTCTTTGCTGTTCAACATTCCTGGAAAAATTTGAGCCTGTTTCTATCCGCATGGCAAAAGAACAGGGATTGTCCCTTAATCCTACTAAAATATCAGGTCAGTGCGGCAGGCTTATGTGCTGTCTTACCTATGAGAATGAAACCTATATTGCTCTTAAAGCAGAATTTCCGAAAATCGGAACCATTATTCAAACAAAGAACGGAAAAGGCAGGATTATCCGCACTAATGTAATATGCAGTAAGGTTTCGGTAGTTCTGGATGATGGCAGTGAAATTGATATAAAATTAGATGAGATTTTAAGTTAA
- the metG gene encoding methionine--tRNA ligase, with translation MSEPFYITTPIYYVNARPHLGHAYTTIAADVSCRFHTMKKSESYFLTGTDEHGDKIEQAAQKEGLSPRAYVDKISMLFKELWPQLNINYNQFIRTTDPSHIKLVTNILQRIYDSGDIYFSEYEGMYCFGCERFYTERELVDGKCPDHEVKPEIIKESNYFFKMSRYQQWLIDHIKQNPDFIRPERYKNEVLAFLREPLEDLCISRPKTRLQWGITLPFDENYVTYVWFDALLNYVSALGYPDGELFKKFWPHAQHIVAKDILKPHGIYWPIMLKAANIPIYQHLNVHGYWNVEQSKMSKTLGNVVEPLQLKNVYGLDAFRFFLMRDMVFGLDSNFSEDGLIHRINSDLANDLGNLFSRVIAMTHKYFKGIIPKPDQDADNELFQCKTGDLKSYAASAVEEYEKSMEDFAFHKGLIAVWDFISQMNKFIDVTAPWELAKKKTSHKELESVIYNLLEGLRIVSGLIYPVMPDTARSMQKHLGYDPDNKTAFYSLDILKQWQILKPGTQIPKSTRLFPRIEIKKEDAQPEPGEPVIPEIKPVKPEISIDELSRIDLRVGTVINAQPVPKAKKLLQLEVNTGESENRTIISGISGSYTAQDMIGKQVIIVANLKPAKLMGILSQGMLLAAVDNGEVTIATLDKPDKPVKPGTCIS, from the coding sequence ATGTCCGAACCTTTTTATATAACAACCCCGATTTACTATGTTAATGCAAGACCCCATTTAGGACATGCCTATACAACCATTGCAGCAGATGTTTCATGCCGTTTTCATACCATGAAAAAAAGTGAATCATATTTTCTTACAGGAACAGATGAGCATGGAGACAAAATAGAACAGGCAGCCCAGAAAGAAGGCCTGAGTCCCAGGGCTTATGTTGATAAAATCAGTATGCTTTTCAAGGAACTCTGGCCCCAGTTAAATATTAATTATAATCAATTTATACGCACAACAGACCCTTCCCATATAAAACTGGTAACAAATATATTACAGAGAATCTATGATTCAGGAGATATTTATTTCAGCGAGTACGAAGGCATGTACTGCTTTGGATGCGAACGTTTTTATACAGAGCGGGAACTGGTTGACGGAAAATGCCCTGACCATGAGGTTAAGCCTGAGATTATAAAGGAATCCAATTATTTCTTTAAAATGAGCAGATATCAGCAGTGGCTTATAGACCATATTAAGCAAAATCCTGATTTTATAAGGCCGGAAAGATATAAAAACGAGGTACTGGCTTTTCTCAGGGAACCTCTTGAGGATCTTTGTATTTCAAGGCCCAAAACACGGCTTCAATGGGGAATAACCCTGCCTTTTGATGAGAATTATGTAACATATGTCTGGTTTGACGCTCTTTTAAACTATGTCTCTGCCCTGGGTTATCCTGACGGTGAATTGTTTAAAAAATTCTGGCCCCATGCACAGCACATTGTAGCTAAGGATATTCTCAAACCTCATGGAATTTACTGGCCTATTATGCTTAAAGCTGCCAATATCCCCATATACCAGCATTTAAATGTTCATGGTTACTGGAATGTGGAACAGAGCAAGATGTCCAAAACTCTGGGCAATGTGGTGGAACCCCTCCAGTTAAAAAATGTTTACGGGCTTGACGCATTCCGCTTTTTTCTTATGAGAGATATGGTATTCGGCCTGGATTCTAATTTCAGCGAAGACGGTCTTATCCACAGGATCAACTCTGATCTTGCCAATGATCTTGGAAATCTTTTCAGCCGTGTCATTGCCATGACCCATAAATATTTTAAAGGAATAATTCCCAAGCCTGACCAGGATGCAGACAATGAATTATTTCAGTGTAAAACAGGTGATCTTAAATCATATGCTGCCAGTGCAGTTGAAGAGTATGAAAAATCAATGGAAGATTTTGCTTTTCATAAAGGGCTGATAGCTGTATGGGATTTTATCAGCCAGATGAATAAATTTATTGATGTAACCGCACCCTGGGAACTGGCTAAAAAGAAAACCTCGCATAAAGAGCTTGAATCAGTTATTTATAATCTTCTGGAAGGACTCAGGATAGTTTCAGGGCTTATTTATCCTGTTATGCCTGACACTGCCCGCTCCATGCAGAAACATCTTGGATATGATCCTGACAACAAAACTGCTTTTTACAGCCTTGATATTCTTAAACAGTGGCAGATATTGAAACCTGGAACCCAGATTCCCAAATCCACCAGGCTTTTTCCTAGAATAGAAATCAAAAAAGAAGATGCACAGCCTGAACCAGGAGAACCTGTTATTCCTGAAATCAAACCTGTTAAACCTGAAATATCCATAGATGAACTAAGCAGGATTGATCTCAGGGTTGGAACTGTTATCAATGCCCAGCCTGTTCCCAAAGCTAAAAAACTGCTTCAGCTTGAAGTAAACACGGGCGAGAGTGAGAATCGAACCATTATCTCTGGTATTTCAGGAAGCTATACAGCCCAGGATATGATAGGAAAACAGGTAATAATAGTAGCAAATCTCAAACCTGCAAAATTAATGGGCATCCTTTCTCAGGGTATGCTTTTGGCAGCAGTTGATAATGGAGAAGTAACAATTGCAACCCTTGACAAACCAGATAAACCTGTTAAACCTGGAACCTGCATAAGCTGA